GTGCAAATCTTCAGGACATGGGTCAGCCAAGTCAAAGCAGGCTGTGCTTCGAGCTTGTCTACTGGTAAGCAGAATCATCAGTCCTGTAGAAGATCCACACCAACGCCGCCAAGAGCTTCGACAGCCCAAGCCGGATACTTCGGCTTGTCGCCCGCATAGAGCTTGCGGAAGTAATCCTTCAAGAACGTTGGATACTGATCAGTCACTATAGCCTCGCGTGCTCTCCGCACGAGATCCAGTAGGTAGTGCACGTTATGCATGCTTAGTAAATGCGCTCCCGCGGTCTCCTTCGCGGTCGTGTGATGAATGTATGCTCGCGTGATGCCTAAGCCTCCTTCTGACCGTGGTCTGCAGCAGACGCACCGGCAGCCCTCTTCGACGGGTCGGAAGTCGCAAGCGTATTGCGCATTCTTCAGATTGAAGCACCCCGAATTCGTGATTGCGTTGCCAAAGCGTGCTGTGCGGGTGGGCCACACACAGTCGAACATGTCAGCGCCCAGTGCGACAGACACTAGGATATCTTCCGGGAATCCGACACCCATCACGTAGCGTGGCTTGTGGATCGGGAACATGTCAGTGCAAGTAGACACTACTTTGCAGAACTCAGTCTTGGCTTCGCCACCGCTGAGACCACCGATTGCAATGCCTGGCGTGTCACGCGCGACCATCTCTTTGCAGCATTCACGACGCAAGTTGAGATCAAGGCCACCTTGGATGATGCAAAAGAGGTTTTGCGTTTCTGGCTTCGCGTGAGCAGCGATGCATCTGTCGAGCCAGCGGACACTCCTGTACATGGCTTCCTTGATCCGGGCATGGTCGGGTGATGTGGTCGCAATGACATCGTCTAGTTGCATGATGATGTCGGAGCCGATGGAGTTCTGGAGTGAAATCGAATGCTCTGGCGTCAGTAGCCTGTGTTGCGTCAATGATAAGGTATGCCCACGCGTCACTTCCCTGTCACATACATTGGTGTGCCATCATGCGGACTCAGGAAGCGAACCCCCTCTTCTGTGACCTGGGCGAGCTTCAAGAGCGAGACCATCTGGAAGCTGTTATAGTGTAACATGAGCATTAATTTCCGCAAACAATGCTGAAGCCACATACCCGCCGCTGTCTACTGCCCGTCAGCCAGTTGCGGCCCAGTGTAGTAACACCCTCCCATACCTGTCAAGATGTTATG
Above is a genomic segment from Fulvia fulva chromosome 3, complete sequence containing:
- a CDS encoding Queuine tRNA-ribosyltransferase catalytic subunit; translated protein: MHFPGDRHHQHTTSMANENDMVPRSMPSALKFELTAKCSTTKARAATLQLPHGPVQLPLFMPVATQASLKGLTPKQLDETSCRLCLNNTYHLGLKPGQTTLDAIGGAHKLQSWPHNILTDSGGFQMVSLLKLAQVTEEGVRFLSPHDGTPMLLTPEHSISLQNSIGSDIIMQLDDVIATTSPDHARIKEAMYRSVRWLDRCIAAHAKPETQNLFCIIQGGLDLNLRRECCKEMVARDTPGIAIGGLSGGEAKTEFCKVVSTCTDMFPIHKPRYVMGVGFPEDILVSVALGADMFDCVWPTRTARFGNAITNSGCFNLKNAQYACDFRPVEEGCRCVCCRPRSEGGLGITRAYIHHTTAKETAGAHLLSMHNVHYLLDLVRRAREAIVTDQYPTFLKDYFRKLYAGDKPKYPAWAVEALGGVGVDLLQD